The following proteins are co-located in the Candidatus Fusobacterium pullicola genome:
- the leuS gene encoding leucine--tRNA ligase yields the protein MKEYNFKEVEAKWQEKWENGHIFKTENKVEGKDNYYVLVMLPYPSGKLHVGHARNYTIGDVIARYKRMKGYNVLNPMGWDSFGLPAENAAIQNGAHPAIWTKSNIENMKRQLKLLGFSYDWDREIASYTPEYYKWNQWMFKRFYEKGLIYKKKSLINWCPDCNTVLANEQVEDGKCWRHSKTSVIQKELEQWFFKITDYADELLEGHKELKDGWPEKVLTMQKNWIGKSYGTEIVFKVAETGEDLPMFTTRIDTVYGVSYCVVAPEHPIVDEIVKVNPEIKASVEAMKNTDLIERSAEGREKNGVFTGWHVINPVTKEKVQLWVADYVLMNYGTGAVMAVPCHDERDFAFAKKYNLPFKVVINPVNKETKEVVELKADEMTQAFTEVGVMTNSGEFNGISSKEALTKIAEFVEANNYGKRTVKYRLKDWGVSRQRYWGTPIPALYCDKCGTVMEKDENLPVRLPEDVSFNGIGNPLETSESFKHAVCPICGGPARRDTDTMDTFVDSSWYFLRYCDPKNDKLPFDKEVVDSWMGVDQYIGGIEHAVMHLLYARFFQKILRDLGLVSANEPFKRLLTQGMVLGPSYYSANENKFLFPSEVELKGEKAFSKATGEELTIKVEKMSKSKNNGVDPEEMITKYGADTTRLFIMFAAPPEKELEWNENGLAGAYRFLSKIWRLVMEHKENLEFGEIDLSKVSREDKALLIKLNQTIKKVTESIEDDYHFNTSIAATMELINETQDYKTNILEAGKVTSESKKIFAEVIKNILVMLSPFTPHFCDELWEEMGNTGYLFNEKWPSYDEKLTVSSDVVIAVQVNGKVRGTVEVERGTDKETVEKLALELENVKKHMEGKSLVKLIVIPDKIVNIVVK from the coding sequence TTGAAAGAGTATAATTTTAAAGAAGTAGAAGCCAAGTGGCAAGAGAAATGGGAAAATGGACACATTTTTAAAACTGAAAATAAAGTTGAAGGGAAAGATAACTACTATGTACTAGTGATGTTACCATATCCTTCTGGAAAATTACATGTTGGACATGCTAGAAACTATACAATTGGAGATGTTATAGCAAGATATAAGAGAATGAAAGGGTATAATGTATTAAACCCTATGGGATGGGACTCTTTTGGACTTCCAGCTGAAAATGCAGCTATTCAAAATGGTGCTCACCCAGCAATATGGACAAAATCTAATATAGAGAATATGAAAAGACAATTAAAGCTATTAGGATTCTCATATGATTGGGATAGAGAGATAGCTTCATATACTCCAGAATACTATAAATGGAATCAATGGATGTTCAAGAGATTCTATGAAAAGGGATTAATATATAAGAAAAAATCTCTAATAAACTGGTGTCCAGATTGTAATACAGTTCTTGCAAATGAGCAAGTTGAAGATGGAAAGTGTTGGAGACACAGCAAAACTTCAGTTATTCAAAAAGAGTTAGAGCAATGGTTCTTTAAAATAACTGATTATGCTGATGAATTATTAGAGGGACATAAAGAGTTAAAAGATGGTTGGCCAGAAAAAGTTTTAACAATGCAAAAAAACTGGATAGGAAAATCATATGGAACTGAGATAGTATTTAAAGTAGCTGAAACTGGAGAAGATCTACCAATGTTCACAACAAGAATTGATACTGTATATGGAGTATCTTACTGTGTTGTAGCTCCTGAACATCCAATAGTAGATGAGATTGTAAAAGTAAATCCAGAGATTAAAGCAAGTGTTGAAGCAATGAAAAATACTGATTTAATAGAAAGATCAGCAGAAGGAAGAGAGAAAAACGGAGTATTTACAGGATGGCATGTAATCAATCCTGTGACAAAAGAGAAGGTTCAATTATGGGTAGCAGATTACGTATTAATGAACTATGGAACAGGAGCAGTAATGGCAGTTCCATGTCATGACGAGAGAGACTTCGCCTTTGCTAAGAAATATAACTTACCATTTAAAGTGGTAATCAACCCAGTAAATAAAGAGACAAAAGAGGTTGTTGAATTAAAAGCAGATGAGATGACACAAGCTTTCACAGAAGTAGGAGTTATGACAAATTCAGGAGAGTTTAATGGAATCTCTTCTAAAGAGGCTTTAACAAAAATAGCTGAATTTGTAGAGGCAAATAACTATGGTAAGAGAACTGTAAAATATAGATTAAAAGATTGGGGAGTATCAAGACAAAGATACTGGGGAACACCTATTCCAGCATTATACTGTGATAAGTGTGGAACTGTAATGGAAAAGGATGAAAATTTACCAGTAAGACTTCCTGAAGATGTATCTTTCAACGGAATAGGAAATCCATTAGAAACATCAGAAAGCTTTAAACATGCAGTTTGTCCAATTTGTGGAGGACCAGCTAGAAGAGATACAGATACTATGGATACATTCGTAGATTCGTCATGGTATTTCTTAAGATATTGTGATCCTAAAAATGATAAACTTCCATTTGATAAGGAAGTTGTAGATTCTTGGATGGGAGTAGACCAATATATTGGTGGGATAGAACATGCGGTAATGCATCTTCTATATGCTAGATTCTTCCAAAAAATATTGAGAGATTTAGGACTAGTTTCAGCAAATGAGCCGTTCAAAAGACTACTTACACAAGGAATGGTATTAGGACCATCATACTATTCAGCTAATGAAAATAAATTCCTTTTCCCAAGTGAAGTTGAGTTAAAAGGAGAGAAAGCTTTCTCTAAAGCAACTGGAGAAGAGTTAACAATAAAAGTAGAAAAAATGTCTAAATCAAAAAATAATGGTGTAGACCCAGAAGAGATGATAACAAAATATGGTGCAGATACAACAAGATTATTTATAATGTTTGCTGCTCCACCAGAAAAAGAGTTAGAGTGGAATGAAAATGGACTTGCAGGTGCTTACAGATTCTTAAGCAAAATCTGGAGACTAGTAATGGAACATAAAGAAAATCTTGAGTTTGGAGAGATAGATCTATCTAAAGTAAGTAGAGAGGATAAAGCTTTATTAATAAAGCTAAACCAAACTATAAAGAAAGTAACAGAATCTATTGAAGATGACTACCATTTTAACACTTCTATTGCAGCAACAATGGAGTTAATAAATGAGACTCAAGACTATAAAACAAATATTTTAGAAGCTGGAAAAGTAACTTCTGAGTCTAAGAAGATATTTGCTGAAGTTATAAAAAATATCTTAGTTATGTTATCACCATTCACACCACATTTCTGTGATGAGTTATGGGAAGAGATGGGAAATACAGGATATCTTTTCAATGAAAAATGGCCTTCATATGATGAGAAATTAACTGTTTCTTCAGATGTTGTAATAGCTGTTCAAGTAAATGGAAAAGTTAGAGGAACAGTTGAAGTAGAGAGAGGAACTGATAAAGAAACTGTTGAGAAATTAGCTTTAGAATTAGAGAATGTAAAAAAACATATGGAAGGAAAATCATTAGTAAAATTGATTGTTATTCCAGATAAGATAGTAAATATAGTTGTAAAATAA
- a CDS encoding sigma-70 family RNA polymerase sigma factor gives MSENLINDEIVKLAQDGDQEALDLILKEYKKLIYMNVRNYFIVGADQDDLLQEGTIGLLKAIKGYVKGKSSFKTFATLCIRRQILTAVRSSTAQKNSVLNEASGNNLETDDGHEDYSKELYSTIRYNPEAIFLSKEKIMEFQDFVEHNFSPFERQVFNYMIKGFSYKEIAEELEKTPKVIDNSFQRIKRKSELWLSTY, from the coding sequence ATGAGTGAAAACTTAATAAATGATGAGATAGTAAAATTGGCTCAAGATGGAGATCAAGAGGCATTAGATTTAATACTAAAAGAGTATAAAAAACTGATATATATGAATGTTAGAAATTATTTCATAGTTGGAGCGGATCAAGATGATCTACTACAGGAGGGAACAATCGGTCTTTTAAAAGCTATAAAAGGTTATGTAAAGGGAAAATCATCTTTTAAAACTTTTGCCACTCTTTGTATCAGAAGACAGATATTAACCGCTGTTAGAAGCTCTACAGCACAGAAAAATAGTGTTTTAAATGAGGCTAGTGGTAATAATTTAGAGACTGATGATGGACATGAAGACTACTCAAAAGAGTTGTATTCAACAATAAGATACAATCCAGAAGCAATCTTTCTTTCTAAGGAGAAAATTATGGAGTTTCAAGACTTTGTAGAGCATAACTTTAGTCCTTTTGAAAGACAGGTATTCAACTATATGATCAAAGGTTTCTCCTATAAAGAAATAGCTGAGGAGTTAGAAAAAACTCCAAAGGTTATAGATAATAGTTTTCAAAGAATAAAAAGAAAAAGTGAATTATGGTTAAGTACTTATTAA
- the rlmB gene encoding 23S rRNA (guanosine(2251)-2'-O)-methyltransferase RlmB — MEKIIGVNPVIEVLQNKEKTIEKLEIFKGAKDDKINKIKRLASERNIKIFYTDKKRENSQGVVVYVSDYDYYVDFGAFLEKIAPMEKAIVLILDEIQDPRNFGALIRSAEVFGVKGIIIPERNAVRINETVVKTSTGAIEYVDIVKVTNISDAISKLKKLDYWVYGAEGEGSKDYSQEKYPSRTALVLGSEGNGIRKKVKESCDVLIKIPMYGKINSLNVSVAGGIILSEIVKSF, encoded by the coding sequence ATGGAGAAGATAATTGGAGTAAATCCAGTAATAGAAGTATTACAAAATAAAGAGAAAACAATAGAGAAGCTTGAGATTTTTAAGGGAGCAAAGGATGATAAGATAAATAAGATAAAGAGATTAGCTTCTGAAAGAAACATCAAGATATTCTATACAGATAAAAAGAGAGAGAATTCGCAAGGTGTTGTAGTATATGTAAGTGATTATGATTACTACGTAGACTTCGGAGCTTTCCTAGAGAAAATTGCTCCTATGGAGAAAGCTATTGTATTGATTTTAGATGAGATCCAAGACCCAAGAAACTTCGGGGCTTTAATAAGAAGTGCTGAAGTTTTTGGAGTAAAGGGAATAATTATACCAGAAAGAAATGCTGTAAGAATAAATGAGACAGTTGTAAAAACTTCAACTGGTGCAATTGAGTATGTAGATATAGTAAAGGTTACTAATATATCTGATGCTATTAGCAAATTAAAGAAATTGGATTACTGGGTATATGGAGCAGAGGGAGAGGGAAGTAAAGATTACTCTCAAGAGAAATATCCAAGCAGAACTGCATTAGTATTAGGTAGTGAAGGAAATGGAATCAGAAAAAAAGTAAAAGAGAGCTGTGATGTTTTAATAAAAATACCTATGTATGGAAAGATAAACTCTCTAAATGTTTCAGTTGCAGGGGGAATAATTCTTTCTGAAATAGTTAAATCGTTTTAG